Proteins encoded together in one Equus asinus isolate D_3611 breed Donkey chromosome 12, EquAss-T2T_v2, whole genome shotgun sequence window:
- the CYC1 gene encoding cytochrome c1, heme protein, mitochondrial, with the protein MAATAASLRRAVLGPGGAGLPGARARGLLCGARPGQLPLRTPQAVSLSSKSGLSRGRKVMLSALGMLAAGGAGLAVALHSAVSASDLELHPPSYPWSHRGLLSSLDHTSIRRGFQVYKQVCSSCHSMDYVAYRHLVGVCYTEDEAKALAEEVEVQDGPNEDGEMFMRPGKLSDYFPKPYPNPEAARAANNGALPPDLSYIIRARHGGEDYVFSLLTGYCEPPTGVSLREGLYFNPYFPGQAIGMAPPIYNEVLEFDDGTPATMSQVAKDVCTFLRWASEPEHDHRKRMGLKMLMMMGLLLPLVYAMKRHKWSVLKSRKLAYRPPK; encoded by the exons ATGGCAGCGACGGCGGCCTCGCTTCGCCGGGCGGTGCTGGGCCCGGGGGGCGCGGGGCTGCCTGGTGCGCGGGCCCGGGGGCTGCTGTGCGGCGCGCGGCCCGGGCAGCTCCCTCTGCGGACGCCTCAG GCAGTGTCCTTGTCGTCGAAGTCCGGTCTGTCCCGGGGCCGGAAAGTGATGCTGTCAGCGCTGGGCATGCTGGCGGCAGGGGGTGCAGGGCTGGCTGTGGCTCTGCATTCTGCCGTGAGTGCCAGTGACCTGGAGCTGCACCCCCCCAGCTATCCGTGGTCTCACCGTGGCCTCCTCTCATCCCTGGATCACACCAG CATCCGGAGAGGTTTCCAAGTATATAAGCAGGTGTGctcctcctgccacagcatggactACGTGGCTTACCGCCACCTGGTCGGTGTGTGCTACACAGAGGATGAAGCTAAAGCGCTGGCCGAGGAG GTGGAGGTTCAGGACGGCCCCAATGAGGATGGGGAGATGTTCATGCggccagggaagctgtctgacTACTTCCCAAAACCATACCCCAACCCTGAGGCTGCTCGAGCAGCGAACAATGGAGCACTGCCCCCTGACCTCAGCTACATCATCCGAGCTAG GCACGGTGGTGAAGACTATGTCTTCTCCCTGCTCACCGGCTACTGTGAGCCACCCACTGGGGTGTCGCTGCGAGAAGGCCTTTACTTCAACCCCTACTTTCCTGGCCAAGCCATTGGTATGGCTCCTCCGATCTACAACGAGGTCTTGGAGTTTGATGATG GCACCCCAGCTACCATGTCCCAGGTAGCCAAGGATGTGTGTACCTTCCTACGCTGGGCGTCTGAGCCAGAGCACGACCATCGCAAACGCATGGGGCTCAAG atgttgatgatgatggGCTTGCTGTTGCCCCTGGTCTATGCCATGAAGCGGCATAAGTGGTCAGTCCTGAAGAGCCGGAAGCTGGCATATCGACCGCCCAAGTGA
- the SHARPIN gene encoding sharpin isoform X2, with the protein MAPPAGGAADPDPGSAVVLLAVHAAVRPLGAGPDTEAQLRRLQLSADPERPGRFRLELLGAGPGAVNLEWPLESVSYTVRGPSQHELQPPPGGPGTLSLHFPNPQEAQRWAALVRGATVEGQNEELVGRLARAIEGGDKKGAAQTAAILAQHHVALRVQLQEACFPPGPIRLQVTVEDAASSAHVSLQVHPHCTIAALQEQVFSEFGFPPAVQRWVIGRCLCVPECSLASYGIQRDGDPAFLYLLSAPREAPGRSTQRPQKVDGELGRLFPQSLGLPRAPQPASSSLPSPLQPGWSCPSCTFINAPSRPGCEMCSTQRPCTWDPLPSASTQQPPKVTKREDGPFLPSPRSLDPLLNLSGDLC; encoded by the exons ATGGCGCCTCCGGCGGGCGGCGCGGCGGACCCGGACCCTGGCTCGGCCGTGGTGCTCCTTGCCGTACACGCCGCGGTGAGGCCGCTGGGCGCGGGGCCGGACACCGAGGCGCAGCTGCGGAGGCTGCAGCTGAGCGCGGACCCCGAGCGGCCCGGGCGCTTCCGGCTGGAGCTGCTGGGCGCGGGGCCCGGGGCG GTCAATTTGGAGTGGCCCTTGGAGTCAGTCTCCTACACCGTCCGAGGCCCCAGCCAGCATGAGCTGCAGCCTCCACCTGGAGGGCCTGGGACCCTCAGCCTGCACTTCCCCAATCCTCAGGAAGCTCAGCGGTGGGCAGCCCTGGTCCGAGGTGCCACCGTGGAGGGACAGAATG AAGAGCTGGTGGGGCGCCTGGCCCGGGCCATCGAAGGTGGGGATAAGAAGGGGGCGGCCCAGACAGCAGCCATCCTGGCCCAGCATCATGTGGCCCTTAGGGTCCAACTCCAGGAGGCCTGCTTCCCTCCTGGCCCCATCAG GCTACAGGTCACAGTTGAAGACGCTGCATCCTCTGCTCACGTCTCGCTGCAGGTACACCCCCACTGCACCATCGCGGCCCTCCAGGAGCAG GTGTTCTCGGAGTTTGGCTTCCCGCCCGCTGTGCAGCGCTGGGTCATTGGGCGGTGTCTGTGTGTGCCCGAGTGCAGCCTTGCTTCCTATGGCATCCAGCGGGACGGGGACCCTGCTTTCCTTTACCTGCTCTCAGCCCCTCGAGAAGCCCCAG GTCGCAGCACTCAGCGCCCCCAGAAGGTGGATGGGGAACTAGGCCGCTTGTTTCCTCAGTCACTGGGGCTGCCTCGAGCCCCTCAGCCAGCCAGCTccagcctccccagcccccttcag CCTGGCTGGTCCTGCCCTTCCTGCACCTTCATCAATGCCCCAAGCAGACCTGGCTGTGAGATGTGTAGCACCCAGAGGCCTTGCACTTGGGACCCCCTTCCCTCAGCCTCCACCCAGCAGCCACCAAAG GTCACAAAGAGAGAGGATGGCCCGTTCCTTCCAAGCCCAAGGTCCCTGGACCCCCTCCTGAACCTCTCAGGGGACCTCTGCTGA
- the SHARPIN gene encoding sharpin isoform X1, giving the protein MAPPAGGAADPDPGSAVVLLAVHAAVRPLGAGPDTEAQLRRLQLSADPERPGRFRLELLGAGPGAVNLEWPLESVSYTVRGPSQHELQPPPGGPGTLSLHFPNPQEAQRWAALVRGATVEGQNGSDSLPPALGPETCPVSLPSPPPPSPPEVPTAKVPQPKVDLPWSPGDLMEKEELVGRLARAIEGGDKKGAAQTAAILAQHHVALRVQLQEACFPPGPIRLQVTVEDAASSAHVSLQVHPHCTIAALQEQVFSEFGFPPAVQRWVIGRCLCVPECSLASYGIQRDGDPAFLYLLSAPREAPGRSTQRPQKVDGELGRLFPQSLGLPRAPQPASSSLPSPLQPGWSCPSCTFINAPSRPGCEMCSTQRPCTWDPLPSASTQQPPKVTKREDGPFLPSPRSLDPLLNLSGDLC; this is encoded by the exons ATGGCGCCTCCGGCGGGCGGCGCGGCGGACCCGGACCCTGGCTCGGCCGTGGTGCTCCTTGCCGTACACGCCGCGGTGAGGCCGCTGGGCGCGGGGCCGGACACCGAGGCGCAGCTGCGGAGGCTGCAGCTGAGCGCGGACCCCGAGCGGCCCGGGCGCTTCCGGCTGGAGCTGCTGGGCGCGGGGCCCGGGGCG GTCAATTTGGAGTGGCCCTTGGAGTCAGTCTCCTACACCGTCCGAGGCCCCAGCCAGCATGAGCTGCAGCCTCCACCTGGAGGGCCTGGGACCCTCAGCCTGCACTTCCCCAATCCTCAGGAAGCTCAGCGGTGGGCAGCCCTGGTCCGAGGTGCCACCGTGGAGGGACAGAATG GCAGTGAcagcctgcccccagccctgggcccagaAACGTGCCCTGTTTCTCTACCCAGTCCCCCTCCACCCAGTCCCCCTGAAGTGCCCACAGCCAAGGTCCCCCAACCCAAGGTGGATCTGCCCTGGAGCCCTGGAGACTTGATGGAGAAAG AAGAGCTGGTGGGGCGCCTGGCCCGGGCCATCGAAGGTGGGGATAAGAAGGGGGCGGCCCAGACAGCAGCCATCCTGGCCCAGCATCATGTGGCCCTTAGGGTCCAACTCCAGGAGGCCTGCTTCCCTCCTGGCCCCATCAG GCTACAGGTCACAGTTGAAGACGCTGCATCCTCTGCTCACGTCTCGCTGCAGGTACACCCCCACTGCACCATCGCGGCCCTCCAGGAGCAG GTGTTCTCGGAGTTTGGCTTCCCGCCCGCTGTGCAGCGCTGGGTCATTGGGCGGTGTCTGTGTGTGCCCGAGTGCAGCCTTGCTTCCTATGGCATCCAGCGGGACGGGGACCCTGCTTTCCTTTACCTGCTCTCAGCCCCTCGAGAAGCCCCAG GTCGCAGCACTCAGCGCCCCCAGAAGGTGGATGGGGAACTAGGCCGCTTGTTTCCTCAGTCACTGGGGCTGCCTCGAGCCCCTCAGCCAGCCAGCTccagcctccccagcccccttcag CCTGGCTGGTCCTGCCCTTCCTGCACCTTCATCAATGCCCCAAGCAGACCTGGCTGTGAGATGTGTAGCACCCAGAGGCCTTGCACTTGGGACCCCCTTCCCTCAGCCTCCACCCAGCAGCCACCAAAG GTCACAAAGAGAGAGGATGGCCCGTTCCTTCCAAGCCCAAGGTCCCTGGACCCCCTCCTGAACCTCTCAGGGGACCTCTGCTGA
- the MAF1 gene encoding repressor of RNA polymerase III transcription MAF1 homolog isoform X2 produces MKLLENSSFEAINSQLTVETGDAHIIGRIESYSCKMAGDDKHMFKQFCQEGQPHVLEALSPPQTSGLSPSRLSKSQGGEDESPLSDKCSRKTLFYLIATLNESFRPDYDFSTARSHEFSREPSLSWVVNAVNCSLFSAVREDFKALKPQLWNAVDEEICLAECDIYSYNPDLDSDPFGEDGSLWSFNYFFYNKRLKRIVFFSCRSISGSTYTPSEAGNELDMELGEEEEEEEDSGGGGSEGGPEETSAMEEDRVPVICM; encoded by the exons ATGAAGCTGTTGGAGAACTCAAGCTTTGAGGCCATCAACTCGCAGCTGACCGTGGAGACTGGAGATGCCCACATCATCGGCAG GATTGAGAGCTACTCATGTAAGATGGCAGGAGACGACAAGCACATGTTCAAGCAGTTCTGCCAGGAGGGCCAGCCACACGTGCTGGAGGCActgtccccaccccagacctcgGGCCTCAGCCCCAGCAG GCTGAGCAAGAGCCAAGGTGGCGAGGACGAGAGCCCCCTCAGCGACAAGTGCAGCCGCAAGACCCTCTTCTACCTGATCGCCACACTCAATGAGTCCTTCCGGCCCGACTATGACTTCAGCACCGCCCGAAGCCACGAGTTCAGCCGGGAGCCCAGCCTCAGCTGG GTGGTGAACGCCGTTAACTGCAGTCTGTTTTCGGCTGTGCGAGAGGACTTCAAGGCTCTGAAGCCACAACTGTGGAACGCAGTGGATGAGGAGATCTGCCTAGCCGAATGTGACATTTACAG CTACAACCCAGACTTGGACTCAGACCCCTTTGGGGAGGATGGCAGCCTCTGGTCCTTCAACTACTTCTTCTACAACAAGCGGCTTAAGCGGATTGTCTTCTTCAGCTGCCGCTCCATCAG tGGATCCACCTACACTCCCTCGGAGGCCGGGAATGAGCTGGACatggagctgggagaggaggaagaggaagaggaagacagcGGAGGTGGAGGCAGTGAGGGCGGACCTGAGGAGACCAGTGCCATGGAGGAGGACAG GGTCCCAGTGATCTGTATGTGA
- the MAF1 gene encoding repressor of RNA polymerase III transcription MAF1 homolog isoform X1, translated as MKLLENSSFEAINSQLTVETGDAHIIGRIESYSCKMAGDDKHMFKQFCQEGQPHVLEALSPPQTSGLSPSRLSKSQGGEDESPLSDKCSRKTLFYLIATLNESFRPDYDFSTARSHEFSREPSLSWVVNAVNCSLFSAVREDFKALKPQLWNAVDEEICLAECDIYSYNPDLDSDPFGEDGSLWSFNYFFYNKRLKRIVFFSCRSISRPGVGSPKTSPPHPLPVDPPTLPRRPGMSWTWSWERRKRKRKTAEVEAVRADLRRPVPWRRTGSQ; from the exons ATGAAGCTGTTGGAGAACTCAAGCTTTGAGGCCATCAACTCGCAGCTGACCGTGGAGACTGGAGATGCCCACATCATCGGCAG GATTGAGAGCTACTCATGTAAGATGGCAGGAGACGACAAGCACATGTTCAAGCAGTTCTGCCAGGAGGGCCAGCCACACGTGCTGGAGGCActgtccccaccccagacctcgGGCCTCAGCCCCAGCAG GCTGAGCAAGAGCCAAGGTGGCGAGGACGAGAGCCCCCTCAGCGACAAGTGCAGCCGCAAGACCCTCTTCTACCTGATCGCCACACTCAATGAGTCCTTCCGGCCCGACTATGACTTCAGCACCGCCCGAAGCCACGAGTTCAGCCGGGAGCCCAGCCTCAGCTGG GTGGTGAACGCCGTTAACTGCAGTCTGTTTTCGGCTGTGCGAGAGGACTTCAAGGCTCTGAAGCCACAACTGTGGAACGCAGTGGATGAGGAGATCTGCCTAGCCGAATGTGACATTTACAG CTACAACCCAGACTTGGACTCAGACCCCTTTGGGGAGGATGGCAGCCTCTGGTCCTTCAACTACTTCTTCTACAACAAGCGGCTTAAGCGGATTGTCTTCTTCAGCTGCCGCTCCATCAG CAGGCCAGGGGTAGGCAGTCCTAAGACCAGtccccctcaccccctcccagtGGATCCACCTACACTCCCTCGGAGGCCGGGAATGAGCTGGACatggagctgggagaggaggaagaggaagaggaagacagcGGAGGTGGAGGCAGTGAGGGCGGACCTGAGGAGACCAGTGCCATGGAGGAGGACAG GGTCCCAGTGA
- the WDR97 gene encoding LOW QUALITY PROTEIN: WD repeat-containing protein 97 (The sequence of the model RefSeq protein was modified relative to this genomic sequence to represent the inferred CDS: deleted 1 base in 1 codon), with product MDVFGASHRYAGEGDNPILDQDLDDPDGYEEPDPGLLEEKNGESFSEALPRLFTNPLRWQNLTLRARARQLWLLLRTGLHDVVEKEKRAELSVARLTHGLEPLRRLEVAAGLCSVAQDPVGRRFVALDRAGWLHLHREDGWAREKLLAPVALTGLVAVLGPLGTVGRFVGWGPAGLAILRPDLSLLWLSQPGGLHRAPGREPICCLPVPDLGLLLVAEAGDSLALWKFRSGGRRLVQHRSPLQLPPSPMGALTRLALGPLPPDDVLCCFAACGSAVLTFNLHTWALIDVQRDLHKTTISDLAYCAAAEVMVTASWDSTVKVWESDWQIRMVFVGHTGPVTAIAVLPNTFLVLSASQDRTLRTWDLQAAAQVGEVALCCWVQDMRFRRVNRLLAPAGPGWPVLSLRESSLELWRLRELYSPLAQLSAPVLHLQVAPPLPAPPHPPLPARLVCACADGSVYLVSVATGRTVSALLLEPNDCAAAVAYCLPREQLWLLTRAGHLVCANAARCPMRVLHRVCPPPPPARRPCCLHLYSHLIDPSSAFAIWEIVRQRGGELCRSDMAWAWKDKNRYLPMVGYTDGTLSVLEWRSSNPVFHTEAHNPSPVTAIASTWNSVVSSGGDLTVKVWRVFPYAEESLSLLRSFSCCHPAVVLCALGQRITVGFEDPDSATYGLVQFGLGNSPRYDHRPQDDPMDHITGLCCCPTLKLYACSSLDCTIRIWTAENRLLRLLQLNGAPQALTFCSNSGDLVLALGSRLCLVSHMLYLPTSYLVKKLCRKAPDVVDDPPLPLTGQESLTSAQLQQLANLHRAASVSTALSFIHHQTAAPQQPVLEEDLEALVSRDRDLRQLRLGLVVPVARPLPSWQQRQEAFDNYLRLIYGPVLLGIHSERESQECSIVTLAMERETCDVCTLPRVVPSLGQAGVCTDTPTALPPQGLGALGRGFARPPRITLPIPPILRRVHSMASQVRPPTPHPHLVPSVPHTMTPPPMPQLLARSSLSCELGLSLDRQLQSEQFHPEKPMALDPSSSHLQNKIPLLQKRRPRELLSNLGGFFPATIQSYKYLPRPIRFPGCVPNSVVLQRMWLPWEVGRLGALAQLTSRRRRPKPRPSLDSLWQPWVIRRRHAKEHQKQIQWLEEEEEEEQQQDLDLDWASDSLSPHGELSESEEPEAQSSEDLTPKPTSSQDTAAGTETYYGHSFWEERYGHLPSFLHFFVSQNWFKKLFPIFTLEAYPEVGTVEGLASLFTDLLKEASWADRVYILQALLRLLPDMSKDLCSRLQGILLRLLNLDQPPSFEDRTQKHFVMLALQVLMACSMESREAVLELMSFFLYSPASCQPELKKLLDALGLQDPQGFLFKDMMTWVHSQDLDSKATLRKCCCQKLEEMIQQLQVWAGRGGAGRLPVVPLAFSQGFPQVQRGEPGEADRLLASFQLCASFVLHDPPLLGSSCSSQGGSLQRGLRLGTRGSTTWTYLLGEGQPLPWAGVCSGLATSSTVEILQLSEMPSKISETSALPSPPKEGLSQISMVSGMPIHISVTPSVQSRMSSLVVSPGEPNLATPEGQAQQMLSQLRVCPTRRRISEILPHFSLPGVHLHSLALATLPNEPLPLEQTRWSQVHMLDLETIDALNFFCKQQARQQSSLPETKSLRLSAQLSLYPQVPDTVVPQPRDQRHYPFFRLQEGKVQGSPMRLKGQMVSRLWAGRTLDGPIRMLKLPLPRVELQPFPPGWPRPARPLPPLLLQPTLQRYFLPDNTDPGSYS from the exons ATGGATGTGTTCGGTGCAAGCCACCGCTATGCAGGAGAAGGCGACAACCCGATTCTGGACCAGGACCTGGATGATCCTGACGGCTATGAAGAACCGGACCCGGGGCTGcttgaggaaaaaaatggtgAG TCGTTCTCAGAGGCGCTTCCGCGGCTTTTTACCAACCCCTTGCGGTGGCAAAACCTGACCCTGCGAGCCCGTGCCCGCCAGTTGTGGCTGCTCCTACGTACAGGCCTCCATGACGTCGTGGAAAAG GAAAAGAGAGCCGAGCTGAGTGTGGCGCGCTTGACGCACGGGCTGGAGCCGCTGCGCCGCCTGGAGGTGGCAGCTGGGCTGTGCTCAGTGGCTCAGGACCCGGTGGGCAGACGCTTCGTGGCACTGGATCGCGCAGGCTGGCTGCACCTGCATAGAGAGGACGGCTGGGCCCGCGAGAAGCTACTGGCCCCCGTCGCGCTCACAGGGCTGGTGGCAGtgctgggcccactgggcacCGTGGGCCGCTTTGTGGGCTGGGGCCCCGCGGGGCTGGCCATACTCAGGCCGGACCTCAGCTTGCTGTGGCTGAGCCAGCCAGGAGGGTTGCACAGGGCACCAGGCCGCGAACCCATCTGCTGTCTGCCGGTGCCGGACCTGGGCCTGCTGCTAGTGGCGGAGGCAGGCGACAGCCTGGCGCTCTGGAAGTTTCGTTCAGGAGGTCGCCGCCTGGTGCAGCACAGGTCACCTCTGCAGCTACCGCCAAGCCCCATGGGTGCCCTTACGCGTCTAGctctggggcccctgcctcccgACGACGTCTTGTGCTGCTTTGCGGCCTGCGGCTCCGCCGTGCTCACCTTCAATCTGCATACCTGGGCTCTCATAGATGTGCAACGGGATCTGCACAAAAC caCCATCTCCGACCTGGCGTACTGTGCAGCGGCAGAGGTTATGGTGACGGCTTCCTGGGACAGCACTGTGAAGGTGTGGGAGTCTGACTGGCAGATCCGGATGGTGTTTGTGGGCCACACAG GCCCGGTGACAGCTATAGCCGTGCTCCCGAACACGTTCCTGGTGCTGTCGGCCTCGCAGGACCGGACGCTGCGCACGTGGGACCTGCAAGCTGCGGCACAGGTGGGCGAGGTAGCGCTGTGTTGCTGGGTCCAGGACATGCGGTTCCGGCGCGTGAACCGCCTGCTGGCGCCCGCCGGCCCCGGCTGGCCGGTGCTGTCCTTGCGCGAGAGCAGCTTGGAGCTGTGGCGCCTGCGCGAACTCTACTCACCCTTGGCGCAGCTGTCTGCGCCGGTGCTCCACCTGCAGGTGGCGCCGCCGCTACCGGCGCCTCCGCACCCGCCGCTGCCCGCGCGCCTCGTGTGCGCGTGCGCCGACGGCTCGGTCTACCTGGTGTCAGTCGCGACCGGGCGCACCGTGAGCGCTCTGCTGCTCGAGCCCAACGACTGCGCGGCCGCCGTGGCCTACTGCTTGCCGCGGGAACAGCTGTGGCTGCTGACCCGCGCCGGACACTTGGTGTGCGCCAACGCGGCGCGCTGCCCCATGCGCGTGCTGCACCGCGTGTGCCCTCCACCGCCCCCGGCGCGCAGGCCCTGCTGCCTGCACCTCTACAGCCACCTCATAGACCCCAGTAGTGCATTTGCCATATGGGAGATCGTGCGCCAGCGCGGGGGCGAGCTGTGCCGAAGCGACATGGCCTGGGCCTGGAAGGACAAGAACCG GTACCTGCCCATGGTGGGGTACACGGATGGCACGCTGTCGGTGCTCGAGTGGCGCTCGTCAAACCCTGTCTTCCATACGGAGGCACACAACCCCAGCCCGGTCACTGCCATTGCGTCCACCTGGAACAGCGTTGTGTCCTCGG GCGGAGACTTGACAGTGAAGGTGTGGCGGGTCTTCCCGTATGCTGAGGAGAGCCTGAGCCTGCTGCGCAGCTTCTCCTGCTGCCACCCAGCCGTGGTGCTCTGTGCACTTGGGCAGCGCATCACTGTGGGCTTTGAGGACCCGGACAGCGCCACCTATGGTTTGGTGCAGTTTGGCCTGGGCAACAGCCCACGCTATGATCACCGGCCCCAGGATGACCCCATGGACCACATCACCG gccTGTGCTGCTGCCCCACACTCAAGCTGTATGCCTGCTCCAGCCTGGACTGCACCATCCGCATCTGGACAGCAGAGAACCGCCTGCTGCG GCTCCTGCAGCTGAATGGCGCCCCACAGGCCTTGACCTTCTGTAGCAACAGTGGGGACCTGGTGCTGGCTCTGGGCTCCCGCCTCTGCCTGGTATCCCACATGCTCTACCTGCCCACATCCTACCTGGTTAAG AAGCTGTGCCGGAAGGCCCCTGATGTGGTAGATGACCCCCCACTGCCGCTGACAGGCCAGGAGTCGCTGACTTCAGCCCAGCTGCAGCAGCTCGCCAACCTGCATAGGGCGGCCAGTGTTAG CACGGCGTTGTCTTTCATCCATCACCAGACAGCAGCACCTCAGCAGCCAGTgttggaggag GACTTGGAAGCTCTAGTTTCCCGGGACCGAGACCTTCGGCAGCTGAGACTGGGGCTGGTGGTCCCAGTGGCCCGGCCCCTACCATCCTGGCAGCAGCGCCAAGAGGCCTTTGATAACTACCTGCGTCTGATTTACGGCCCCGTCCTGCTG GGCATTCATTCTGAAAGAGAGTCCCAAGAGTGCAGCATCGTGACCCTTGCAATGGAGAGAGAGACCTGCGATGTGTGCACCCTGCCCAGAGTTGTCCCCAGTCTTGGGCAGGCTGGGGTCTGCACTGACACCCCAACAGCCTTGCCCCCACAGGGCCTAGGGGCCCTGGGCCGGGGCTTTGCACGCCCTCCCCGAATCACCTTGCCCATACCACCCATCCTCCGGAGGGTGCACAGCATGGCATCCCAGGTGAGgcctcccacccctcaccctcaCCTTGTGCCCTCTGTCCCTCATACTATGACTCCTCCTCCCATGCCCCAGCTGCTGGCCCGCTCCTCCCTGAGCTGTGAGCTGGGCCTCAGTCTGGACCGGCAACTGCAGTCAGAGCAGTTCCACCCGGAGAAGCCTATGGCCTTGGACCCATCCTCCTCCCACCTGCAGAACAAG ATCCCCCTGCTTCAGAAGAGGCGGCCCAGGGAGCTTCTCTCCAACCTTGGGGGCTTCTTTCCTGCCACCATTCAGTCCTACAAG TACTTGCCAAGGCCGATCCGCTTCCCTGGCTGCGTGCCCAACTCTGTGGTGCTGCAGCGGATGTGGCTGCCCTGGGAGGTTGGCCGCCTTGGAGCCCTGGCCCAGCTCACCAGCCGCCGCCGCAGACCTAAG CCACGCCCAAGCCTGGACAGCCTGTGGCAGCCATGGGTCATTAGACGACGCCATGCCAAGGAGCACCAGAAGCAGATCCAGtggttggaggaggaggaggaggaggagcagcagcaggatCTGGATCTGGACTGGGCCTCAGATTCCCTGAGCCCACATGGAGAGCTCTCTGAGTCAGAGGAGCCAGAGGCTCAG AGCTCAGAGGACTTGACCCCGAAGCCCACGAGCTCCCAGGACACTGCTGCCGGGACCGAGACCTACTATGGGCATTCGTTCTGGGAAGAGCGCTACGGGCATCTGCCCAGCTTCCTGCATTTTTTTGTCTCCCAGAACTGGTTCAAAAAGCTGTTCCCCATCTTCACCCTGGAG GCGTACCCTGAGGTGGGCACGGTGGAGGGCCTGGCCTCTCTGTTCACTGACCTGCTGAAAGAGGCCTCCTGGGCGGACCGTGTGTACATCCTGCAGGCACTGCTGAGGCTGCTGCCTGATATGAGCAAAGACCTCTGTAGCCGGCTGCAGGGCATCCTCCTGCGCTTGCTCAACCTGGACCAGCCCCCCAGCTTCGAG GACAGGACACAGAAGCACTTTGTGATGCTGGCACTGCAGGTGCTCATGGCCTGCTCCATGGAGTCCCGCGAGGCGGTGCTGGAACTCATGTCCTTCTTCCTCTACTCACCAGCCTCCTGCCA GCCTGAGCTCAAGAAGCTGCTGGATGCGCTAGGCCTCCAGGACCCACAGGGCTTCCTGTTTAAGGACATGATGACCTGGGTCCACAGCCAGGACCTCGACTCCAAGGCCACACTGCGCAAATGCTGCtgccagaagctggaggaaaTGATCCAGCAGCTACAGGTCTGGGCTGGCAGGGGTGGGGCGGGCCGCCTGCCAGTGGTGCCTCTTGCCTTCTCCCAAGGCTTTCCCCAAGTCCAGCGGGGAGAGCCTGGTGAGGCTGACAGGCTCCTTGCCTCGTTCCAGCTCTGTGCATCATTTGTCCTCCATGATCCCCCTCTCTTGGGATCTTCATGCTCTTCCCAGGGAGGGAGCCTGCAGCGGGGTCTCAGGCTTGGAACCAGAGGCAGCACCACTTGGACCTACttgttgggggaggggcagcctcTGCCTTGGGCTGGGGTATGTTCTGGACTTGCCACCTCCTCCACAG TGGAAATCCTGCAGCTGTCTGAGATGCCATCCAAGATCTCTGAGACCTCAGCACTTCCCTCTCCTCCCAAGGAGGGCCTATCACAGATTTCGATGGTCTCTGGGATGCCCATTCACATCTCTGTGACACCCTCTGTTCAATCCCGGATGTCCTCACTGGTGGTCTCGCCTGGGGAGCCAAACTTGGCCACCCCAGAGGGCCAGGCTCAGCAGATGCTCTCACAGCTACGTGTTTGTCCGACGAGACGCAGGATCTCTGAGATACTGCCACACTTCTCCTTGCCTGGGGTCCACTTGCACTCCTTGGCACTGGCCACACTGCCCAATGAGCCACTGCCACTGGAGCAGACACGGTGGTCACAGGTGCACATGCTGGACCTGGAGACAATCGATGCGCTCAACTTCTTCTGCAAGCAGCAGGCACGGCAGCAAAGCTCCCTGCCTGAGACCAAGAGCCTGCGCCTGAGTGCACAGCTGAGCCTGTACCCACAGGTGCCCGACACAGTGGTGCCACAGCCCCGGGATCAGCG GCACTACCCCTTCTTCCGGCTTCAGGAGGGCAAGGTCCAGGGGTCTCCAATGAGACTGAAGG GCCAGATGGTTTCCAGGCTCTGGGCAGGCCGCACCCTTGACGGCCCCATCCGGATGCTGAAGCTGCCACTTCCACGGGTGGAACTGCAGCCTTTCCCCCCAGGCTGGCCCAGACCTGCCCGTCCGCTGCCCCCACTGCTCCTGCAGCCCACCCTGCAGCGATACTTTCTGCCAGACAACACGGACCCTGGCAGCTACAGCTGA